Proteins from one Bacillota bacterium genomic window:
- a CDS encoding glutaminyl-peptide cyclotransferase, which produces MRKLFSPGFLLICALAYLAVSVRAMYSEESLGANSEPRYGYEVINSFPHDPGAFTQGLVYHDGYLYEGTGLHGSSSLRKVRLEDGSIAKEVDLPRRFFGEGIAIYGDKIIQLTWQEQQGFVYDRESFALVDNFSYHTEGWGITTDGEYLIMSDGTPVLTYLDPTTFRPVRKITVRSLEGPVARLNELEYIKGEIWANVWMTDLIVRIDPSTGHVTGWIDLAGLLDPAHRQSRNVDVLNGIAYDQDRDRLFVTGKLWPRVYEIRLIPHR; this is translated from the coding sequence GTGCGCAAGCTCTTCAGCCCTGGTTTTCTCCTGATCTGCGCCTTGGCCTATCTGGCCGTTTCGGTCAGAGCAATGTACAGCGAAGAAAGCCTTGGTGCAAACAGCGAGCCTAGGTATGGCTATGAAGTCATCAATAGCTTCCCTCACGACCCAGGAGCCTTCACCCAGGGCTTGGTGTATCACGATGGTTACCTCTATGAAGGGACCGGACTGCATGGCAGCTCATCGCTGCGAAAGGTGCGGCTCGAAGACGGCTCTATCGCGAAAGAGGTGGATCTTCCTCGTCGGTTTTTCGGCGAAGGCATTGCGATATACGGGGACAAGATCATCCAGCTAACTTGGCAAGAACAGCAGGGCTTCGTGTATGACAGAGAGTCGTTTGCCCTTGTTGACAACTTCTCATACCACACAGAGGGATGGGGGATCACGACTGACGGAGAGTACCTCATCATGAGCGATGGCACGCCGGTATTGACATACTTGGATCCCACAACCTTTCGGCCTGTGAGAAAGATCACAGTCCGTAGCCTCGAGGGACCTGTAGCGCGCCTTAATGAACTGGAGTACATCAAGGGAGAGATCTGGGCCAACGTATGGATGACGGACCTGATCGTTCGCATCGACCCAAGTACAGGGCATGTCACTGGATGGATCGACTTGGCCGGATTACTTGATCCAGCGCACCGGCAGAGCCGCAATGTCGATGTCCTAAATGGCATTGCCTATGACCAAGACCGCGACCGGCTATTTGTCACAGGTAAGCTATGGCCCAGGGTTTACGAAATCAGACTCATCCCCCATCGTTGA
- a CDS encoding ATP-binding cassette domain-containing protein: MIDVRDLTKHYGDVRAVDGVSFTCPDGKITGLLGPNGAGKTTTLRMIAGLIRPMRGTAVVDGYDVTQEPSQVRKALGVQSDMTGVYPRLTAREHFRYYGRFYGIVGRDLEERVQGVIDLLGMGEFADRRAHGFSRGQRQKIVIGRALVHNPRTIIMDEPTNGLDVMAVRETRQTIRDLRDRGHCILFTTHYMDEAERLCDYVAIIVRGKMVAFGSPAELRARTGEDNLEDAFVALAGGREGLHTSEYAQTIEEGDHA, encoded by the coding sequence ATGATCGACGTCAGGGATCTGACCAAGCACTACGGAGACGTCCGGGCAGTGGATGGAGTCAGTTTTACTTGCCCGGACGGCAAGATAACTGGACTTCTGGGGCCCAACGGAGCGGGCAAGACCACGACTCTGCGGATGATCGCCGGGCTCATCAGGCCGATGCGTGGCACTGCGGTCGTGGATGGGTACGATGTCACCCAGGAGCCGTCTCAAGTCCGCAAGGCTCTGGGCGTCCAGTCTGACATGACCGGAGTCTACCCAAGGCTTACTGCCCGGGAGCACTTCCGGTACTACGGGCGGTTCTACGGGATAGTCGGGAGGGACCTCGAGGAGCGGGTACAGGGTGTCATCGACTTGCTCGGCATGGGTGAGTTTGCGGATAGGCGGGCACATGGGTTCAGTAGGGGCCAAAGACAGAAAATCGTGATCGGTCGCGCACTCGTGCACAACCCTCGCACCATCATAATGGACGAGCCCACCAACGGTCTGGATGTGATGGCCGTCCGCGAGACCAGGCAGACCATACGGGATCTCAGAGACCGCGGCCACTGCATCCTGTTCACTACCCATTACATGGACGAGGCTGAAAGGCTCTGCGACTACGTCGCAATAATCGTGAGAGGCAAAATGGTGGCTTTCGGCTCTCCAGCCGAGCTCAGGGCAAGGACGGGAGAGGATAACCTGGAGGATGCCTTCGTCGCTTTGGCGGGCGGTCGCGAAGGCCTTCACACCAGCGAGTACGCCCAGACAATCGAGGAGGGCGACCATGCTTAA
- a CDS encoding glutamine amidotransferase, whose protein sequence is MVIPLQLRVCHLYPDLMNTYGDRGDMLTIQRRCAWRGIEASIECVSLGAAPDLASYDVIFIGGGQDRQQKLIARDLLECKGESLRNAIRDGVVVLAVCGGYQLLGKYYRTQDGQQLPGLGVFDAWTEAGEGRFIGNVVIETSGLSGTEVFTVVGFENHSGRTYLGEGIRPLGRVLLGRGNNGKDGFEGAVHSNAIGTYLHGPLLPKNPKLCDDLVHTALRRRYG, encoded by the coding sequence GTGGTGATCCCCCTGCAACTCCGAGTCTGCCACCTCTATCCCGATCTCATGAACACTTACGGCGACCGCGGGGACATGCTCACGATCCAGCGGAGGTGTGCCTGGCGCGGAATCGAGGCCAGCATCGAATGCGTCTCTCTTGGTGCGGCCCCGGACCTCGCCTCTTACGACGTGATCTTCATCGGCGGTGGGCAGGACAGGCAACAGAAGCTGATCGCCAGGGACCTGCTGGAATGCAAGGGCGAATCCTTGCGAAACGCCATCCGCGACGGAGTGGTGGTCCTCGCGGTCTGCGGTGGATACCAGCTGCTTGGAAAGTACTACCGCACCCAGGATGGCCAGCAGCTTCCGGGGCTTGGGGTCTTCGATGCGTGGACGGAAGCGGGCGAGGGAAGGTTCATTGGCAATGTGGTCATCGAGACCTCCGGCCTGAGTGGAACGGAGGTGTTCACCGTGGTCGGGTTCGAGAATCATTCAGGTCGCACCTACCTTGGTGAAGGTATCAGGCCGCTCGGCCGGGTATTGCTGGGCCGGGGGAACAACGGGAAGGACGGATTCGAGGGCGCGGTCCATTCGAACGCGATCGGAACGTACCTTCACGGCCCGTTGCTCCCGAAAAACCCCAAGCTGTGCGATGATCTTGTCCATACCGCCCTGCGGCGCCGGTACGGC
- a CDS encoding Mur ligase family protein: protein MPGRSQTQLACPPSPQHPRPNLRTWFAVLVGKAIQLGLRITRLGGGSSLPGLVGLRLDPNILQKIVGGSGARVILVTGSNGKTTTCKLIAGALSASGLRILGNTTGANLKSGLVSALIASSTLTGRIQADVIVFEVDEASMRRVIPDINPSVVVVTNCFRDQLDRYGEVDATLELIRQATDRMPESATLLLNADDPLVADLGRTARCIVRYYGLDAGPVPEPATRAREAGEADLSPRDVVNCLACGEYFIYEATTIGHLGVYSCPRCGRSRPALDFTARHIEQVPGAGYRFSVHWGAEDQIPISLRLPGLYNAYNGLAAAACCLVFGTCPKAAASGINSAGSAFGRAETVDIGDKRLSLVLVKNPVGLSEVAKSVAGDPSIAVIMFCLNDNYADGRDISWIWDADLSPMVERPTPFRLAVCSGVRAWDAALRLKYAGLDPSVMQVEPNLGRALDAALANTTPGETLGILPTYTAMLGVREEIRKRAHIRQFWRS from the coding sequence ATGCCCGGCAGGTCGCAGACGCAACTAGCATGCCCGCCAAGCCCCCAGCACCCGCGCCCGAATCTCAGGACTTGGTTCGCAGTACTTGTGGGCAAAGCGATCCAGCTCGGCCTGAGGATCACGCGGCTTGGAGGTGGGTCTTCTCTGCCGGGGCTCGTTGGTCTCAGATTGGACCCTAACATCCTCCAGAAGATCGTCGGAGGCTCTGGGGCGCGCGTGATCCTGGTCACCGGCTCCAACGGAAAGACTACTACCTGCAAGCTCATTGCCGGGGCACTGTCCGCGTCTGGACTTCGTATCCTGGGCAACACGACAGGGGCGAATCTCAAGAGTGGGCTTGTATCTGCCTTGATTGCCTCATCCACCTTAACGGGCAGGATACAAGCGGATGTGATCGTGTTTGAGGTAGACGAGGCTAGCATGAGGCGGGTGATCCCCGACATCAACCCTTCGGTCGTGGTGGTCACCAATTGCTTCCGTGACCAGCTCGACCGGTATGGAGAGGTCGACGCCACCCTCGAACTGATTAGACAGGCTACTGACCGCATGCCTGAGAGCGCCACCCTTCTGCTGAACGCTGACGACCCACTCGTTGCTGACCTGGGTCGGACCGCCCGGTGTATCGTCCGGTACTACGGGCTGGATGCCGGCCCCGTGCCGGAACCCGCCACCCGCGCACGAGAGGCGGGCGAGGCGGACTTGAGCCCTCGCGACGTGGTCAACTGTCTTGCCTGCGGAGAGTACTTCATATACGAAGCCACCACCATCGGCCATCTCGGCGTGTACTCATGCCCGAGATGCGGGCGGTCCAGACCGGCTTTGGACTTCACCGCGCGCCACATCGAACAGGTCCCCGGCGCGGGCTACCGGTTCAGCGTGCACTGGGGCGCAGAAGACCAGATCCCTATCTCTTTGCGCCTGCCAGGGCTGTACAACGCCTACAACGGCCTTGCAGCTGCGGCGTGCTGCTTGGTCTTCGGTACCTGCCCCAAGGCCGCCGCCTCTGGGATCAATTCCGCGGGATCCGCATTCGGAAGGGCAGAGACAGTGGACATCGGCGACAAGAGGCTGTCTCTCGTGCTGGTCAAGAACCCGGTTGGCCTGTCTGAAGTGGCGAAATCCGTGGCGGGTGATCCATCCATCGCGGTCATCATGTTCTGCTTGAACGACAACTACGCGGACGGTCGCGACATCTCGTGGATTTGGGATGCTGATCTCAGCCCGATGGTGGAGCGGCCGACTCCATTCCGTCTCGCGGTGTGTTCGGGGGTACGTGCATGGGACGCCGCGTTGAGGCTGAAGTACGCGGGCCTCGACCCATCTGTGATGCAGGTCGAGCCTAATCTCGGCCGGGCGCTGGACGCCGCGCTCGCCAACACGACCCCCGGCGAGACTCTGGGAATCCTTCCGACCTACACCGCAATGTTGGGTGTGCGCGAAGAGATCAGAAAGCGCGCCCATATAAGGCAATTCTGGCGCAGTTGA
- a CDS encoding ABC transporter permease, translating to MLNDITNIWRKEVTDSIRDRKALIQALLIPLLIGIFYATFMPILNSAITARTEAPLIIPARGVAHADPTLVEVFGHFGVTLKEYEGDLEDAISRAEESAGLVIPPGFAEDVAAERPAALTLLTNQTAGGIFGGTFSGQRLDLAISQYNQVVSAARVASRDLDPALLTPVSLSRQDLASPAQLGGLFAGFSLPLLLALIVAQGGLFVAIDVTAGERERGTLEALLVTPASDFSVVVGKLLAVFTISIAPLLLTFLAFWVVSNLLPESVTRGAVLPGQVILGAILIGLPLAVFLDVVLMIVSVRARAFKDAQSAATPVVLGAIVPAFVAAFVPATSPVAYLIPLYGSFAALGRIVQTGSLQAGAILVSAAGSMAGALILLRVALRLFNRERLLYGS from the coding sequence ATGCTTAACGACATAACCAACATCTGGCGCAAGGAAGTCACAGACAGTATCAGGGACAGGAAAGCCCTGATTCAAGCGCTCCTGATACCTCTTCTGATAGGGATCTTCTACGCGACCTTCATGCCCATTCTGAACAGCGCCATCACTGCGCGCACCGAGGCCCCTCTGATCATTCCTGCCCGAGGGGTCGCACACGCCGATCCCACGCTCGTGGAGGTATTCGGACATTTCGGCGTCACGCTCAAGGAGTATGAAGGAGACCTCGAGGACGCTATATCCCGCGCGGAGGAGTCCGCCGGTCTGGTAATTCCCCCTGGATTTGCCGAAGATGTCGCGGCCGAACGCCCGGCGGCTTTGACTCTTCTCACCAACCAGACTGCCGGGGGAATCTTCGGGGGGACCTTCTCCGGGCAGCGGCTTGATCTGGCGATAAGCCAGTACAACCAAGTTGTGTCCGCGGCGCGGGTGGCATCCCGCGACCTCGATCCCGCGCTTCTGACCCCGGTCTCCTTGAGTCGGCAGGATCTGGCATCCCCAGCACAGCTGGGCGGGTTGTTCGCCGGGTTCAGCCTTCCCCTTCTTCTCGCGCTCATCGTGGCCCAGGGAGGGTTGTTTGTGGCCATCGATGTCACTGCTGGGGAGCGGGAGAGAGGTACCCTGGAGGCTTTGCTGGTGACACCGGCGTCGGACTTCTCCGTTGTAGTAGGGAAACTGCTCGCGGTATTCACCATCTCCATTGCTCCGCTTCTCCTGACTTTCCTGGCATTCTGGGTTGTCAGCAACCTTCTGCCCGAGTCCGTGACCAGAGGAGCGGTTCTTCCCGGGCAGGTCATCCTCGGTGCCATACTGATAGGGTTGCCACTTGCAGTCTTCCTCGACGTAGTCTTGATGATAGTGAGCGTCAGGGCGCGAGCGTTCAAAGACGCCCAGTCCGCAGCGACTCCTGTGGTTCTCGGAGCGATCGTACCTGCGTTCGTCGCTGCGTTCGTCCCGGCAACAAGCCCTGTGGCTTACCTCATCCCCCTGTATGGGTCATTTGCGGCCCTGGGCCGGATAGTACAGACCGGATCCCTTCAGGCCGGCGCCATTCTGGTGAGTGCCGCCGGAAGTATGGCGGGGGCCTTGATCCTGCTCCGCGTGGCACTTCGCCTCTTCAACAGGGAGAGACTGCTCTACGGGTCCTGA
- a CDS encoding AzlC family ABC transporter permease, producing MSNDQRSSLTMADGLSVGLPVCIGYIPAAMAFGSLAKVEGFSLTDGFLFSSVVFAGASQFMALHLLRLGVGFGQIVLATFLLNFRHFFMSASLSTRLHKDSGRWLPLVAFGVTDETFSVAATRREDLTVPFLLALEGLAYSAWVAGTVLGYLVASKLPQSVQASMQVALYAMFISILAPEARASWKVVALAAGAGIINALLTSLGLMASGWTLIVAVIVSAALGTLVFEDTREDVRA from the coding sequence GTGAGTAACGATCAACGATCATCATTGACTATGGCAGACGGCCTCAGTGTAGGACTGCCCGTCTGCATTGGCTACATTCCGGCGGCCATGGCATTTGGCTCACTGGCCAAGGTGGAAGGCTTCTCTCTGACAGACGGATTCTTGTTTTCTTCTGTGGTCTTTGCTGGCGCCAGCCAGTTCATGGCTTTGCATCTGCTCCGTCTGGGCGTGGGGTTCGGCCAGATTGTCTTGGCCACCTTTCTTCTCAACTTCCGTCATTTCTTCATGAGCGCATCCTTGAGCACTCGGCTGCACAAGGACTCCGGCAGATGGCTGCCGTTGGTGGCTTTCGGAGTCACGGACGAGACTTTCTCCGTCGCGGCTACGCGCCGGGAAGACCTCACCGTACCGTTTCTCTTGGCCCTGGAGGGCTTGGCCTATAGTGCATGGGTAGCAGGTACTGTGCTCGGGTACCTTGTAGCCTCCAAGCTGCCGCAAAGCGTCCAGGCCAGCATGCAGGTGGCCTTGTATGCCATGTTCATATCCATCCTGGCGCCCGAGGCCAGGGCTTCGTGGAAGGTTGTGGCACTGGCCGCGGGAGCAGGGATAATCAACGCCTTACTGACAAGCCTGGGACTGATGGCTTCCGGATGGACCCTTATCGTTGCCGTGATAGTATCCGCTGCGCTCGGGACTCTGGTGTTTGAAGACACAAGAGAGGATGTGAGAGCATGA
- the pheA gene encoding prephenate dehydratase has protein sequence MQQVIAFQGEPGAYSEEAVVRFFGEIDGVNRTALPCRTLAAVFDAINRGAATDGLIPIENSLAGSINESYDLLVRNNLQVYGEVILPVNHCLLALPGESISEIRRVYSHPQALAQCDQFLNDLGAEAIASYDTAGSARTLREAGMRGAAAIASRRAASLYGLAVLAEGIQTNPSNRTRFYAVGHRSAPRGRRNKTVLVIVTEHRPGALYWCLGAFAYRQINMTKLESRPSRGRPWEYVFFLDIDAHVDDPDCQAALTELKTKASSVRVLGSFPQASDDPA, from the coding sequence ATGCAGCAAGTAATCGCTTTTCAGGGTGAGCCAGGTGCTTACAGCGAGGAAGCTGTGGTGAGATTCTTCGGGGAGATCGACGGCGTGAACCGCACAGCGCTCCCGTGCCGTACACTTGCGGCCGTGTTCGACGCCATCAACCGGGGCGCGGCAACCGATGGGCTGATCCCCATCGAGAACTCCCTTGCGGGGTCCATAAACGAAAGCTACGATCTCCTGGTCAGAAACAACCTCCAAGTGTATGGGGAAGTCATCCTTCCGGTGAACCACTGTCTTCTTGCCCTCCCGGGAGAGTCGATTTCCGAAATCCGCAGAGTGTACTCACATCCCCAGGCACTTGCGCAGTGCGATCAGTTCCTGAACGACCTTGGCGCCGAGGCCATTGCCTCGTACGATACCGCGGGCAGCGCCCGGACCCTCCGGGAGGCTGGCATGCGAGGGGCTGCGGCCATTGCGAGCAGGCGAGCCGCCAGCCTCTATGGGCTTGCGGTGCTGGCGGAGGGTATTCAGACCAACCCGTCCAACCGGACGAGATTCTACGCGGTTGGGCACAGGAGTGCGCCGCGAGGCCGGAGGAACAAGACTGTCCTTGTGATCGTAACGGAGCACAGGCCCGGAGCTCTCTACTGGTGCCTGGGTGCGTTTGCGTACAGGCAGATCAACATGACGAAACTCGAATCCAGGCCCAGCCGGGGCCGGCCGTGGGAGTACGTGTTCTTCCTCGACATCGACGCGCATGTGGACGATCCAGACTGCCAGGCCGCCCTCACGGAGCTGAAGACGAAAGCCTCATCCGTCAGGGTCCTGGGGTCGTTCCCTCAGGCCTCGGACGATCCGGCCTGA